One genomic region from Pseudomonadota bacterium encodes:
- a CDS encoding DUF882 domain-containing protein, with product MRSWASLVSLLLCTWPADLVVAEDVASIPVPSRAAKQVGQPTKHVARRARKARRARKARPARKVRRRLDRSYRRMRARWHRRARARERRAYRKAQPPPLVLVPLRENERVSLTPLGKDGGFAPDDVLRASRAFAWRGGVTRPISPRLLDLLYRAMRRFKVPYVRVISGFRPDRSSSRHAHGRAADIVLPGVSDRRLARYLRTFGFVGVGHYVVSGFVHLDVRSRSYFWIDRSLPGRPQRGRPVLRQLARKADQRARRRGVKPVLDLGAQSEVIEEITL from the coding sequence GTGCGATCGTGGGCGTCGCTGGTGAGCCTGCTGCTGTGCACCTGGCCAGCGGATCTGGTCGTTGCCGAAGACGTGGCCAGCATTCCGGTACCCTCGCGAGCCGCCAAGCAGGTGGGACAGCCCACCAAGCACGTGGCGCGCCGCGCCCGCAAGGCACGGCGCGCTCGCAAGGCACGGCCCGCGCGCAAGGTGCGACGGCGGCTCGACCGCAGCTACCGCCGTATGAGAGCGCGCTGGCACCGCCGCGCTCGGGCACGAGAACGGCGAGCCTATCGAAAAGCGCAGCCGCCGCCCCTCGTGCTCGTTCCCTTGCGGGAAAACGAACGCGTGTCGCTGACTCCGCTAGGCAAAGACGGGGGCTTTGCTCCCGACGACGTGCTGCGCGCCTCGCGTGCGTTCGCGTGGCGCGGAGGGGTCACGAGACCCATCAGCCCACGGCTTCTGGATCTTCTCTATCGTGCGATGCGGCGCTTCAAGGTGCCCTACGTCAGGGTCATCAGCGGCTTTCGCCCCGACCGGAGCTCCAGCCGTCATGCCCACGGGCGCGCGGCTGACATCGTCCTGCCGGGCGTGAGCGACCGGCGTCTGGCACGCTACCTGCGCACCTTCGGTTTCGTGGGCGTAGGCCACTATGTAGTCAGCGGCTTCGTTCACCTCGACGTGCGCAGCCGGAGCTACTTCTGGATCGACCGCTCCCTGCCCGGCCGCCCGCAGCGAGGCCGCCCGGTGCTGCGCCAGCTGGCCCGCAAGGCCGACCAACGTGCGCGGCGTCGAGGCGTCAAGCCGGTACTGGATCTGGGTGCGCAAAGCGAGGTGATCGAAGAGATCACGCTCTAG